From a region of the Triticum aestivum cultivar Chinese Spring chromosome 7D, IWGSC CS RefSeq v2.1, whole genome shotgun sequence genome:
- the LOC123165675 gene encoding putative disease resistance protein RGA1: protein MIEVHTVQSPELNEQEDIHPSISKQNLASTMTMVLDAFASYLGDLLKQVVEEELGTMLGVSGEIDELGDKFQDLKNFLADADRRNINDETVQEWVGQLKRAMYEAADILDLCQLKAMEHGPSTVNAGCFNPLLFCMRNPFHAHEIGTRIKALNQRLDSIKERSAAFNFINLRSYEDHSSHGNLSRETIGDFDQSAVVGDKIEEDTRALVAQIMQTGKKVNDDIMVVAIVGAGGIGKTTLAQKVFNDETIQGEFSKKLWLSVNQNFSDVELLRRAIIEARGDHSSAGNVKAMLHQTLKDTLIGQKTLLVMDDVWDHGAWENVLKIPFINAVASGSRVLITTRDEGVARQMIAIWPYHHVDTLLPEDAWLLLKRQVLSSEIDEDYTDTLKDIGLKIIEKCGYLPLAVKVMGGLLRERGGLRRDWEHVLDDSKWSVTKMPPEINYTVYLSYEYMPSYLKQCFLYYTLLPKSKPYNMDQVVAMWMSEGFLHGNSSDLEELGRNYYKELLSRNLIEPDKFLRTLHIEFANVVSLVESLHQLKHLRYLKLVNTYISVLPGNIGKMKLLQFLDLHGCENLVNLPGSIVKLGQLRLLELPSISVIPRGFHTLTNMRKLNWFRAHMDGEWCSLDELESLSQLRFLTLYELENVSAASCAANARLGDKKHLIRLSLFCTSRLENDGLIKEKGCIPEEEQRRIEKVFNELSPPPSIDNIIIGGYFGKQLPTWMMSASMVPLNNLTYIMFVDLACCTQLPDGLCQLPNLQFFKVDRAPCIRRVGAEFLQVAATPFPRLNEMYLLGMVQWEEWEWEEQVQAMPRLEKLMLRKCKLRHIPTGVATNARALKELFLQDIQHLNYLDGFPTVVELTMLRIPDMERITNLPNLQKLTITDCPKLKVLESMPGLDRLILQDYVMEELPEYMRDIKPRHLQLFCRIWLLSSLAAGQSGPEWDKLSHVEHVKAYACDGNNPRKWYVLYTRRDNCKLDSNISSSTVFEGDTMAAEEERQAAAAVASGPGDGNKEQEAYRLQTAI from the exons ATGATTGAGGTGCATACTGTCCAGTCTCCAGAGCTGAATGAGCAGGaggacatccatccatccatctcaaaG CAAAATCTAGCAAGTACAATGACGATGGTGCTGGATGCATTTGCATCCTACCTGGGGGACTTGCTCAAGCAGGTGGTAGAGGAAGAGCTGGGAACGATGTTGGGTGTCTCCGGCGAGATTGACGAGTTGGGCGACAAGTTCCAGGACCTCAAGAACTTCCTCGCTGACGCTGATAGGAGGAACATCAACGACGAGACTGTGCAAGAGTGGGTGGGGCAGCTCAAGCGGGCCATGTATGAAGCTGCTGACATCCTCGATCTTTGCCAGCTCAAGGCCATGGAGCATGGACCATCCACCGTAAATGCAGGGTGTTTTAATCCCTTGCTTTTCTGCATGCGCAATCCCTTCCATGCTCATGAGATCGGCACCCGTATCAAGGCTCTCAACCAGAGGCTTGACTCCATCAAGGAGCGCAGTGCTGCTTTCAACTTTATCAACCTCAGGTCCTATGAGGATCATAGCAGTCATGGTAATCTTAGCCGGGAGACGATAGGAGACTTTGACCAGTCGGCTGTAGTTGGGGACAAGATTGAAGAAGACACGAGAGCACTAGTGGCCCAGATCATGCAAACTGGAAAGAAGGTCAATGATGACATCATGGTGGTCGCCATTGTAGGTGCCGGCGGGATTGGCAAGACCACCCTCGCACAGAAGGTTTTCAATGATGAGACCATCCAAGGTGAGTTCAGTAAAAAGTTATGGTTGAGCGTCAACCAAAACTTCAGTGATGTTGAGCTGTTGAGAAGAGCCATCATCGAAGCCAGAGGAGACCACTCGTCAGCTGGGAATGTAAAGGCCATGCTTCACCAAACCCTCAAGGACACCTTGATTGGCCAAAAGACTTTACTTGTAATGGATGATGTGTGGGACCATGGAGCATGGGAGAATGTGCTCAAAATACCCTTTATTAATGCTGTGGCTTCCGGAAGTAGAGTTCTCATCACCACTAGAGATGAAGGTGTAGCTCGACAAATGATAGCCATATGGCCCTACCACCATGTCGACACATTATTGCCTGAAGATGCTTGGTTATTGCTCAAGAGGCAG GTACTCTCAAGTGAGATAGATGAAGATTACACAGATACGCTAAAGGATATCGGATTGAAAATTATAGAAAAATGTGGTTATTTACCACTTGCCGTTAAAGTAATGGGAGGATTATTGCGTGAAAGAGGAGGGCTACGTCGTGATTGGGAGCATGTTTTGGATGATTCTAAATGGTCAGTAACTAAAATGCCCCCAGAGATCAACTATACAGTATACTTAAGCTATGAATATATGCCTTCATATTTGAAGCAGTGCTTTCTATACTACACTCTTCTTCCTAAAAGTAAACCTTATAATATGGATCAAGTAGTTGCAATGTGGATGAGCGAAGGTTTTCTTCATGGAAACTCGAGTGATTTAGAAGAATTGGGAAGAAATTACTACAAGGAGTTGCTATCCAGGAACCTTATAGAGCCAGATAAATT TCTGCGGACTCTACATATAGAATTTGCTAATGTGGTTTCATTGGTTGAATCGTTGCATCAACTCAAGCACCTGAGGTATTTGAAGCTAGTAAATACCTATATATCTGTACTTCCAGGGAACATTGGTAAGATGAAACTATTGCAATTCCTTGACCTTCATGGATGTGAAAATTTGGTGAATCTTCCTGGTAGCATTGTGAAACTTGGCCAGCTGAGGTTACTTGAGCTTCCCAGCATAAGTGTGATACCTAGAGGGTTCCACACCCTAACAAATATGAGGAAACTAAATTGGTTTCGAGCCCACATGGATGGTGAATGGTGCAGTTTGGACGAGTTAGAGTCTCTTTCCCAACTCAGGTTCCTTACTTTATATGAATTGGAGAATGTATCTGCTGCCTCGTGTGCTGCTAATGCTAGGCTTGGTGATAAAAAGCATCTTATCAGACTGTCTTTATTCTGCACCAGCAGACTGGAAAATGATGGGTTGATAAAAGAGAAAGGATGTATCCCTGAGGAAGAGCAGCGACGAATCGAGAAGGTGTTCAATGAGCTCTCCCCTCCGCCCAGTATAGATAATATTATAATCGGTGGTTATTTTGGCAAGCAGCTCCCAACTTGGATGATGTCTGCGTCCATGGTGCCCCTCAATAACTTGACATATATTATGTTTGTTGACCTGGCTTGCTGCACACAACTTCCCGATGGGTTGTGTCAGCTCCCGAACCTGCAGTTCTTTAAGGTAGACCGTGCTCCATGCATCAGGCGTGTTGGGGCTGAATTCTTGCAGGTGGCGGCAACTCCATTTCCGAGGTTAAATGAGATGTACTTACTAGGAATGGTGCAATGGGAAGAGTGGGAGTGGGAGGAGCAAGTACAAGCCATGCCTAGGTTGGAGAAGCTTATGCTCAGGAAATGCAAACTGAGGCATATTCCTACAGGCGTTGCCACCAATGCAAGGGCTTTGAAGGAATTATTCCTACAGGACATCCAACACCTCAACTACCTTGATGGCTTTCCTACTGTTGTTGAGCTTACAATGCTTCGAATCCCCGACATGGAGAGGATCACTAATCTCCCCAATCTGCAGAAGCTCACGATCACCGATTGCCCAAAGCTGAAGGTTCTTGAAAGTATGCCTGGACTTGACAGGTTGATCCTGCAAGATTATGTCATGGAAGAACTCCCAGAATACATGCGGGATATCAAGCCAAGGCATTTGCAGCTATTTTGCAGGATATGGCTGCTATCTTCATTAGCCGCGGGACAATCTGGTCCT